A window of Streptomyces gilvosporeus contains these coding sequences:
- a CDS encoding cytochrome P450, translating into MTTSHPDPTSTSSGPLPPPGCPAHAPGPGQAPRICGPEAEAYQGALYEKLRQEHGPVAPVLVWNDLPAWLVLGHQENLEVMRTPARFTCDSRQGSIYRSDLVPADSPLRPVTQWQPLMAFADGPEHARLRSAVTDSLERFNRHSMRRYITRYTHQLVDAFTDRGSADLVPEFAEQLPMLVLTQYFGIPKEYVLPLVEAVRDMIRGSETALASNQFVVDTMQELVERKTAEPGNDFASWLINHESNLSNNEIREHLRLVLVAGYEPTVNLIANALKMVLTDRRFHGSLSGGQMTLPDALEQVLWDHPPIGLLPTRWAAGDTVLGGRHIRTGDMVLLAIEAGNVDPAIRPELSTSVAGNRSHLAFSAGPHECPGQDIGRAIAATGIDILLARMPDMRLAVNDSELQASSTWMSRRLVSLPVQFTPPRPAHGSC; encoded by the coding sequence GTGACCACCTCGCACCCAGATCCCACCAGCACCTCTTCCGGCCCCCTCCCGCCCCCGGGATGCCCCGCTCACGCTCCGGGGCCCGGCCAGGCTCCGCGGATCTGCGGACCTGAGGCGGAGGCATATCAAGGGGCCCTCTACGAGAAGCTGCGCCAAGAGCACGGGCCGGTGGCGCCGGTGCTGGTGTGGAACGACCTGCCGGCCTGGCTGGTCCTCGGGCACCAGGAAAACCTGGAGGTCATGCGGACCCCCGCCCGGTTCACCTGCGACTCACGCCAGGGCAGCATCTACCGCAGCGACCTGGTCCCGGCAGACTCCCCGCTGCGGCCCGTGACCCAATGGCAGCCCCTGATGGCCTTCGCGGACGGCCCGGAACACGCGCGGCTGCGCAGTGCGGTCACGGACAGCCTGGAGCGGTTCAACCGCCACAGCATGCGCCGCTACATCACCCGGTACACGCACCAGTTGGTCGACGCCTTCACCGACCGGGGCTCAGCCGACCTGGTCCCTGAGTTCGCCGAACAGCTGCCGATGCTGGTACTGACCCAGTATTTCGGGATACCCAAGGAGTACGTACTCCCACTCGTCGAGGCCGTACGCGACATGATCCGAGGCAGCGAGACGGCCCTGGCGAGCAACCAGTTCGTCGTCGACACCATGCAGGAGCTGGTGGAGCGCAAGACGGCCGAACCCGGCAACGACTTCGCAAGCTGGCTGATCAATCACGAGTCGAACCTCAGCAACAACGAGATCCGCGAGCACCTGCGCCTCGTCCTCGTCGCCGGCTATGAACCCACGGTCAACCTCATCGCGAACGCACTGAAGATGGTGCTGACGGACCGCCGATTCCACGGCAGCCTTTCCGGCGGCCAGATGACGCTGCCCGACGCACTGGAACAGGTCCTGTGGGACCATCCGCCCATCGGCCTGCTGCCTACCCGCTGGGCTGCGGGCGACACGGTCCTCGGCGGCCGGCACATCCGCACAGGCGACATGGTGTTGCTCGCCATCGAAGCCGGCAACGTCGACCCCGCGATCCGGCCGGAACTCTCCACATCAGTCGCCGGCAACCGCTCCCATCTCGCCTTCAGCGCCGGCCCGCACGAGTGCCCCGGACAGGACATCGGCCGCGCCATCGCCGCCACAGGCATCGACATCCTCCTGGCGCGGATGCCGGACATGCGGCTCGCCGTGAACGACAGCGAGCTACAGGCGAGTTCGACCTGGATGTCCCGCCGCCTGGTGTCCCTGCCGGTACAGTTCACGCCTCCCCGTCCGGCACACGGCAGCTGCTAG
- a CDS encoding cytochrome P450, with protein MAVESQAAGSRSVPRVPGAVPLLGHALKLWRDPFGFMTSLWKYGDLVRVDLGTMPVYVATSAKLVHEVTVRQARSFEKGRFFDRLRSLAGNGLATANGDIHREHRRLIQPMFSKDHIAGYSGIMSDNARTLANAWTPGQEVELEQAMAEYAINTLASTMFSTDIGRPAVEAIRTNLPLALKNLLVRAASPKVLDRVPIRANREFDTAAAHLTAVIDEVIKAARGAGHTDRNDLLSLLLAEKDLSDVEVRDELSTILFAGAETTAATLAWTFHELAHHPGAEEQVVTEIEDVVGDRPVTIEDVPRLPALRRVLDEVIRLHGVTMLMRRTTEPVELGGVVLPTATEVAFSPYALHRDPRTYVEADRFDPDRWLPQRQQEAGIAREDFIPFGAGNRKCIGDQFMYTEATIALATLLAQWQLVPAAGHTPKEVVSAVAHADRIPMVVQPRRT; from the coding sequence ATGGCAGTTGAGTCGCAGGCCGCCGGATCGCGGTCGGTTCCGCGCGTCCCCGGGGCGGTGCCGCTCCTCGGGCACGCCCTGAAATTGTGGCGTGACCCCTTCGGGTTCATGACGTCACTGTGGAAGTACGGGGACTTGGTCCGCGTCGATCTGGGCACGATGCCCGTGTACGTCGCCACGTCAGCGAAGTTGGTCCACGAGGTCACGGTGCGGCAGGCTCGTAGCTTCGAGAAGGGCCGCTTCTTCGACCGGCTGCGCTCCCTTGCGGGCAATGGGCTGGCGACGGCGAACGGTGACATTCACCGCGAGCACCGCCGACTGATCCAGCCTATGTTCTCCAAGGACCACATAGCGGGCTATTCCGGCATCATGAGCGATAACGCCCGTACCCTGGCGAACGCCTGGACACCGGGTCAGGAAGTCGAACTGGAGCAGGCGATGGCCGAATACGCCATCAACACCCTCGCCTCGACGATGTTCTCCACGGACATCGGCCGGCCCGCTGTGGAGGCGATACGCACGAACCTCCCGCTCGCCCTGAAGAACCTGCTGGTCCGCGCCGCGTCCCCCAAAGTCTTGGACCGGGTGCCGATCCGCGCCAACCGCGAGTTCGACACCGCGGCGGCGCACCTGACCGCGGTCATCGACGAGGTCATCAAGGCGGCCCGCGGCGCTGGACACACCGACCGCAACGACTTGCTGTCACTGCTGCTCGCGGAGAAGGACCTGTCCGATGTCGAGGTCAGGGACGAGCTCAGCACCATCCTCTTCGCCGGCGCGGAGACCACCGCGGCCACCCTCGCCTGGACGTTCCACGAACTGGCCCACCACCCCGGCGCCGAGGAGCAGGTGGTGACGGAGATCGAGGACGTCGTCGGCGACCGGCCGGTGACCATCGAGGACGTGCCCCGCCTGCCGGCGCTCCGGCGGGTGCTGGACGAGGTGATCCGGCTGCACGGCGTCACCATGCTGATGCGGCGGACCACCGAGCCGGTGGAACTGGGCGGCGTAGTGCTTCCCACTGCCACCGAGGTCGCCTTCAGCCCCTACGCCCTGCACCGCGACCCGCGAACCTACGTCGAGGCGGACCGCTTCGACCCCGACCGGTGGCTGCCACAACGGCAGCAGGAAGCCGGGATCGCACGTGAAGATTTCATCCCCTTCGGCGCCGGCAACCGCAAATGCATCGGCGACCAGTTCATGTATACCGAGGCGACCATCGCCCTGGCGACGTTGCTCGCCCAGTGGCAGTTGGTCCCCGCTGCAGGCCACACCCCGAAAGAGGTGGTCTCGGCGGTAGCGCACGCTGACCGTATCCCCATGGTGGTCCAGCCGCGGCGCACCTGA
- a CDS encoding selina-4(15),7(11)-diene synthase, which produces MGPDLIPALWAPIPPAIHPRHADINDATTRWAHAYKVGSPQLRGRLVTQDIGRFAARILPRGDERVITLLSDFVLWLFGVDDGHCEEGMLGRRPGELTATLHGLLRIAQQPQTPLLVDDPLACALRDLSRRIDAHATPAQAARWIDALREYFWSVTWEAHHRAAGTIPSLNDYTLMRLYDGATTVVLPLLEMGHGYALDADERDHPAVRAAGEMASFVITWDNDLLSHHKEHRSGDYYLNVIRILQHETGCTTGQALTTAVAQRDRVMRLFLRLRTHLQAQAGPQLRQYLDSLGHFVRASQDWGISSLRYTTPDDPAPLPSTLCSQPTDDSDDPLDIPAIDQWWSLLPVRPRETVSACITP; this is translated from the coding sequence GTGGGGCCCGATCTCATACCCGCCCTGTGGGCTCCCATCCCACCGGCAATCCACCCCCGGCACGCGGACATCAACGACGCGACGACCCGCTGGGCACACGCCTACAAGGTGGGCTCCCCGCAGTTGCGCGGCCGCCTGGTCACCCAGGACATCGGCCGTTTCGCCGCGCGCATCCTTCCCCGGGGCGACGAGAGGGTCATCACCCTGCTGTCGGACTTCGTGCTGTGGCTCTTCGGCGTCGACGACGGCCACTGCGAAGAAGGCATGCTCGGACGAAGACCGGGAGAACTCACCGCCACCCTGCACGGCCTGCTGCGCATAGCCCAGCAACCCCAGACGCCCCTGCTCGTCGACGATCCTCTGGCCTGCGCACTGCGCGATCTCAGCCGCCGCATCGATGCCCACGCCACCCCCGCCCAGGCGGCCCGCTGGATCGATGCGCTGCGCGAATACTTCTGGTCGGTGACCTGGGAAGCCCACCACCGGGCGGCCGGCACGATCCCGAGCCTGAACGACTACACCCTGATGCGCCTGTACGACGGAGCCACCACGGTCGTACTCCCGCTGCTGGAAATGGGACACGGCTACGCACTGGACGCCGACGAACGCGACCACCCGGCCGTACGCGCCGCCGGCGAGATGGCCTCCTTCGTCATCACCTGGGACAACGACCTGCTCAGCCACCACAAGGAGCATCGCTCAGGCGACTACTACCTCAACGTCATCCGCATCCTGCAGCACGAGACGGGCTGCACCACCGGCCAGGCTCTCACCACTGCGGTGGCCCAGCGCGACCGCGTAATGCGCCTGTTCCTGCGTCTGCGCACCCACCTGCAGGCCCAGGCCGGCCCCCAGCTGCGTCAGTACCTCGACAGCCTGGGCCACTTCGTCCGCGCCAGCCAGGACTGGGGCATCTCCTCCCTGCGGTACACCACCCCCGACGATCCGGCGCCGCTGCCCAGCACCCTTTGCAGCCAACCCACCGACGACAGCGACGACCCCCTGGACATCCCCGCGATCGACCAGTGGTGGTCCCTGCTGCCTGTCAGACCGCGCGAGACCGTCTCCGCCTGCATCACCCCCTGA
- a CDS encoding cytochrome P450 has product MTTNPLQFTRDSRQWTMSLRGQVPADSPLRPTLQPQPVCVFADGQEHARLRGAVTDSLEQFALRGIRRYTVRCTRQLIDEFAADGRADLISRFAERLPMRVMTWLLGMPEADGPRLVGAALDLMRLSETAVQSDEFIVETLRDLVGRRRHKPGRDLPSMLLSHRSEVTEDEVLQHLRLILVAANETTVNLMADTLRMVLTGRRFRASLSGGHMTLPEALDQVRWDAPPMSVVPGRVAKERVVLGNDEIRQGDLLLLGLAAGDVDPAQRPDRAKPLHGNRAHLAFGGGPHECPGKDIGRAVAEGGIDTLVARMCDLHLAVDEGEPSTRDSWLTRRQERLSVRFSPQMGQGTKTRLPLPAAARISTPAPARLPPHSPRVCAARGGSACRARRADTLCSSGATWSPRLT; this is encoded by the coding sequence GTGACGACCAACCCCCTCCAGTTCACCCGCGACTCCCGCCAATGGACCATGTCCCTGCGCGGTCAGGTACCAGCCGACTCGCCGCTGCGGCCGACGCTGCAACCCCAGCCGGTGTGTGTCTTCGCCGACGGGCAGGAGCATGCGCGGCTGCGTGGGGCGGTCACCGACAGCCTGGAGCAGTTCGCGCTGCGCGGCATCCGCCGCTACACCGTCCGCTGCACCCGGCAGTTGATCGACGAGTTCGCCGCCGACGGCCGGGCGGATCTGATCAGTCGGTTCGCCGAGCGCCTGCCGATGAGGGTGATGACCTGGCTGCTGGGTATGCCGGAGGCCGACGGGCCCCGGTTGGTCGGTGCGGCCCTGGATCTGATGCGTCTGAGCGAAACGGCGGTGCAGTCCGATGAGTTCATCGTCGAGACGCTGCGTGACCTGGTCGGGCGCCGCCGTCACAAGCCGGGCCGTGATCTGCCGTCGATGCTGCTGTCCCACCGCTCCGAGGTCACCGAGGATGAGGTGTTGCAGCACCTGCGGCTGATTTTGGTGGCCGCGAACGAGACCACGGTCAACCTGATGGCCGACACGTTGCGCATGGTGCTGACCGGCCGGCGCTTTCGGGCGAGCCTGTCGGGCGGGCACATGACGCTGCCCGAGGCCCTCGACCAGGTGCGGTGGGACGCCCCGCCCATGTCGGTGGTCCCGGGGCGCGTGGCGAAGGAACGGGTCGTGCTGGGCAATGACGAGATCCGGCAGGGGGATCTTCTGCTGCTGGGTCTCGCGGCCGGCGACGTCGACCCGGCCCAGCGTCCCGACCGCGCCAAGCCGCTGCACGGCAACCGGGCGCACCTCGCCTTCGGCGGCGGGCCCCACGAGTGCCCCGGCAAGGACATCGGCCGGGCCGTCGCCGAGGGGGGCATCGACACGCTCGTGGCGCGCATGTGCGACCTTCACCTCGCCGTCGACGAGGGCGAGCCCTCCACGCGCGACTCCTGGTTGACCCGGCGCCAGGAGAGGCTGTCGGTGCGGTTCTCACCGCAGATGGGCCAGGGCACCAAGACCCGCCTGCCCCTTCCGGCGGCGGCCCGGATCTCGACTCCGGCGCCCGCCCGGCTACCACCCCACAGTCCGAGGGTGTGCGCCGCCCGTGGTGGAAGCGCCTGTCGGGCACGACGGGCTGACACCTTGTGTTCATCTGGGGCCACATGGTCACCGCGTCTCACGTGA
- a CDS encoding APC family permease: MARTTQALQALRTSQDRHGPVTAGRLNFAQGTALYVGAVLGTGVLALPGLTARAAGPASLVAWLALIVMSVPLAATFAALAARQPDSGGVSAYVRRAFGDRAATVVGWWFYLGAPVGIPALAFFGASYLERSTGGGGTATAGYAAGLLVVGFLANVFGVRVSGRLQLLLSGSLALLLVVGILVALPHADPANLRPFAPHGWSAIGPAAALLMWSFTGWETVTHLSAEFARPQRDIRRATVAALLVIGALYLGLAAVTVLALGSLHTATAATSLASLLELGFGSFGTILAGVIAILTTLGTMNAYIAGAAKLGAALARDRALPGALATGAQAGGVPRRSLSIVAAISATVFVFAALTHSHVQPLVLSTTACLGAVYALGSAAGARLLRHSTRGGTAAALASLATVIVLLVLTGWYVIWPLALSVAALVWCARHRPDATAATAPTP; this comes from the coding sequence ATGGCACGCACGACACAGGCCTTGCAGGCCTTACGGACCAGCCAGGACCGTCATGGTCCCGTCACCGCTGGGAGACTCAACTTCGCACAGGGCACGGCCTTGTATGTGGGAGCGGTTCTGGGCACGGGGGTCCTCGCGCTGCCCGGTTTGACCGCGAGGGCGGCCGGGCCGGCGTCGCTGGTGGCCTGGTTGGCCCTGATCGTGATGTCCGTACCGCTCGCCGCCACCTTCGCGGCGCTGGCCGCACGGCAGCCCGACTCGGGCGGTGTGTCGGCCTATGTGCGCCGGGCCTTCGGCGACCGCGCCGCCACCGTCGTCGGCTGGTGGTTCTACCTGGGTGCCCCGGTGGGCATTCCGGCACTGGCCTTCTTCGGCGCGTCCTATCTGGAACGGAGCACCGGCGGCGGCGGGACGGCCACCGCCGGCTACGCGGCGGGTCTGCTCGTGGTGGGCTTTTTGGCCAACGTCTTCGGTGTGCGGGTGTCCGGACGCCTCCAGCTTCTCCTGTCGGGCTCTTTGGCCCTGTTGCTCGTGGTGGGCATCCTGGTGGCGCTCCCGCATGCGGACCCGGCGAACCTGCGGCCTTTCGCCCCTCACGGGTGGTCGGCGATCGGGCCGGCCGCGGCCCTGCTCATGTGGTCGTTCACGGGGTGGGAGACCGTCACGCACCTGTCCGCGGAGTTCGCCCGTCCGCAGCGCGACATCAGGCGGGCGACCGTCGCGGCGCTGCTCGTGATTGGTGCCTTGTACCTGGGTCTGGCCGCCGTGACGGTGCTGGCACTGGGCAGCCTGCACACCGCAACGGCGGCAACCTCCCTGGCTTCCCTGCTGGAGCTCGGTTTCGGGTCCTTCGGCACGATCCTCGCCGGCGTGATCGCGATCCTCACCACCCTGGGCACGATGAACGCCTACATCGCCGGCGCGGCCAAGCTCGGAGCCGCCCTGGCCCGCGACCGGGCGCTGCCTGGCGCACTGGCAACCGGTGCTCAGGCAGGTGGCGTACCCCGGCGCAGCCTGTCGATCGTCGCGGCGATCTCGGCAACCGTCTTCGTCTTCGCCGCCCTCACGCACTCGCACGTGCAGCCTTTGGTGCTGAGCACCACGGCCTGCCTGGGCGCCGTCTACGCCCTCGGCTCGGCCGCCGGCGCGCGACTGCTGCGCCACAGCACCCGAGGGGGCACGGCCGCCGCCCTGGCGTCACTCGCGACCGTCATCGTTCTCCTCGTGCTCACCGGCTGGTACGTGATCTGGCCGCTGGCCCTCTCCGTCGCCGCGCTCGTATGGTGCGCACGACACCGACCGGATGCAACGGCAGCGACGGCACCGACGCCGTAG
- a CDS encoding Lrp/AsnC family transcriptional regulator: MGNDSKASLDATDWRILSELQTDARMTFSELGRRVALTPPAVAERVRRLEQCGIIEGYRTRINLPGLGLPILAFVNITFPGGNYQDYVRIFDDTPEILECHHVTGSDCFIAKVAARSMSHLEHVTARITKIGSITTTIVYSTSVNNRVITRDMAEPDTPPHP, from the coding sequence ATGGGCAATGATTCGAAAGCGTCCCTTGATGCGACCGACTGGCGGATCCTGAGCGAGTTACAGACCGACGCCCGCATGACTTTCAGTGAGCTGGGGCGGCGCGTCGCATTGACGCCGCCGGCGGTCGCCGAGCGGGTCAGGCGCCTGGAACAGTGCGGGATCATCGAGGGATACCGGACCCGAATCAACCTGCCCGGACTCGGACTCCCCATCCTGGCCTTCGTCAACATCACCTTTCCAGGCGGCAACTACCAGGACTACGTCCGCATCTTCGATGACACTCCGGAAATCCTGGAGTGCCACCACGTGACCGGCAGTGACTGCTTCATCGCCAAGGTAGCGGCCCGCTCGATGAGCCACCTCGAACACGTCACGGCGCGTATCACCAAAATCGGCTCCATCACGACAACGATCGTGTACTCAACCAGCGTCAACAACCGCGTGATCACCCGCGACATGGCCGAACCCGACACCCCACCCCACCCCTGA
- a CDS encoding IS5 family transposase, whose amino-acid sequence MTRHRPYPSDLSDARWELIEPALTAWRAERRGKGLDIGRPPEHDLRRIMDAILYVDRTGIPWRYLPHDFAPWETVYGYFAAWQKEGIFGQLNGLLRRLVRQAEGRNAEPSACVLDAQSVKTSANVHAAGQGIDAGKKIAGRKRHLGVDTLGLLLAVWVTAASVSDNAGGIHLLSRIAASNPRVTKAWADTGYRTKAIDHGARHGIDVEVVRRDPTQKGFKVIPRRWVVERSFGWLMHHRRLARDYETHPHRSEAIIHVAMIDLIIRRLTRESTPNWRYT is encoded by the coding sequence ATGACACGACACCGCCCGTATCCCAGTGACCTGTCCGATGCTCGCTGGGAGTTGATCGAGCCCGCGCTCACAGCCTGGCGGGCCGAGCGGAGGGGCAAGGGTCTGGACATCGGCCGCCCGCCCGAGCATGACCTGCGCCGGATCATGGACGCCATCTTGTACGTCGACCGGACCGGAATCCCCTGGCGCTACCTGCCACACGACTTCGCCCCCTGGGAGACTGTGTACGGCTACTTCGCCGCCTGGCAGAAGGAAGGCATCTTCGGCCAGCTCAACGGCCTGCTCCGCCGTCTGGTGCGACAGGCCGAGGGCCGCAACGCCGAGCCGAGCGCCTGCGTCCTGGACGCCCAGAGCGTCAAGACCTCCGCCAACGTGCACGCGGCAGGCCAAGGCATTGATGCGGGCAAGAAAATCGCAGGTCGCAAGCGCCATCTCGGCGTCGACACCCTCGGCCTCCTCCTGGCCGTCTGGGTGACCGCCGCCAGCGTCTCCGACAACGCCGGCGGCATCCACTTGCTGTCCCGCATCGCCGCCTCAAACCCCCGCGTCACCAAGGCCTGGGCCGACACCGGCTACCGCACCAAAGCCATCGACCACGGAGCCCGCCACGGCATCGACGTCGAAGTCGTCCGCCGCGACCCCACCCAGAAGGGCTTCAAGGTCATCCCCAGGCGCTGGGTCGTCGAGCGCAGCTTCGGCTGGCTCATGCACCACCGCCGACTCGCCCGAGACTACGAGACCCACCCACACCGCTCCGAAGCCATAATCCACGTCGCGATGATCGACCTCATAATCCGACGCCTCACCCGCGAATCAACCCCGAACTGGCGCTACACCTGA
- a CDS encoding MFS transporter: MFLGNVDIAIVNIATPSIQHHLHASGAELELIVSGYTLTYAVLLITSARLGGARGYRRMFQLGLAIFTLASLACGLAPTPLLLVVARVVQGAGAALLTSQVLTGIQLNFQGPARSRALGWYTAVLSGSAVFGQVIGGVLVSADLFGTAWRPIFLINVPIGLALIAVGWRFLPADARRGTQRMDLAGVAVLSAALLLLVLPMVLGRDAGWPAWTWVCFAASLPAFAWFVGVERRVGRRGGQPLITLSLLTRKPVVYALVSQAATRATYFALLFVLAQYLQAGLHKSATYSGLVLVSWVAAFGVSGPLLGRMPATLKHWVAPLGTVLLALAFTGIGMGAWAGSTSGVLLTSLLGLGGLGYGAAFSGTLTHLTSAVEDRYAPDMSGLFNTTLQVGGVLGVALFGTVYLDLAPSGGRAAAMHGFMVIALVLGAVGFAAAVLSQLAVLSKPAAPSAASGSPARTKTAA; this comes from the coding sequence ATGTTCTTAGGCAATGTGGACATCGCCATCGTCAACATCGCTACCCCCTCGATCCAGCATCATCTGCACGCCTCCGGTGCCGAACTGGAACTGATCGTCTCCGGCTACACCCTCACCTACGCCGTGCTGCTGATCACCAGCGCGCGGCTGGGCGGTGCGCGCGGCTACCGGCGGATGTTCCAGCTCGGTCTCGCGATCTTCACCCTCGCGTCGCTGGCCTGTGGTCTGGCGCCGACGCCCCTCCTGCTGGTGGTCGCCCGGGTCGTACAGGGCGCCGGTGCCGCGCTGCTGACCTCGCAGGTGCTGACCGGCATCCAGCTCAACTTCCAGGGCCCTGCCCGCAGCCGGGCCCTGGGCTGGTACACGGCGGTGCTGTCGGGAAGCGCGGTGTTCGGCCAGGTCATCGGTGGTGTTCTGGTATCGGCGGATCTGTTCGGGACCGCCTGGCGCCCGATCTTCCTGATCAACGTCCCCATCGGACTCGCCCTGATCGCCGTGGGCTGGCGCTTCCTTCCGGCAGACGCACGGCGCGGCACACAGCGCATGGACCTGGCGGGTGTGGCCGTGCTGTCCGCGGCGCTGCTGCTGCTCGTACTGCCCATGGTGCTGGGCCGTGATGCGGGCTGGCCCGCGTGGACGTGGGTGTGCTTCGCCGCCAGCCTGCCCGCGTTCGCGTGGTTCGTCGGGGTCGAGCGCCGCGTGGGCCGGCGGGGCGGGCAACCACTGATCACGCTGTCCCTCCTGACCCGCAAGCCGGTGGTGTACGCCCTGGTCTCCCAGGCCGCCACCCGGGCCACGTACTTCGCCCTGCTCTTCGTGCTGGCGCAGTATCTGCAAGCCGGACTCCACAAGAGCGCCACCTACTCGGGCCTTGTCCTGGTGTCCTGGGTGGCCGCCTTCGGCGTCTCCGGACCGCTGCTCGGCCGGATGCCCGCCACCCTCAAGCACTGGGTGGCCCCCCTGGGCACTGTGCTGCTCGCGCTCGCCTTCACCGGCATCGGCATGGGGGCATGGGCCGGCTCGACCAGCGGCGTGCTCCTGACGAGCCTGCTCGGTCTCGGCGGGCTGGGGTACGGAGCCGCGTTCAGCGGCACCCTCACCCATCTGACCAGCGCAGTGGAGGACCGGTATGCGCCGGATATGAGCGGGCTGTTCAACACGACGCTTCAAGTGGGCGGCGTGCTGGGCGTCGCGCTCTTCGGCACCGTGTATCTGGATCTCGCTCCGAGCGGGGGACGCGCGGCAGCGATGCACGGCTTCATGGTGATCGCCCTCGTGCTGGGTGCCGTCGGATTCGCGGCAGCGGTCCTGTCACAACTGGCGGTCCTCAGCAAGCCCGCCGCCCCCTCCGCGGCAAGCGGCAGTCCCGCCCGGACCAAGACCGCAGCGTAA